The following coding sequences lie in one Sedimentibacter sp. MB35-C1 genomic window:
- the mnmE gene encoding tRNA uridine-5-carboxymethylaminomethyl(34) synthesis GTPase MnmE has translation MNSGTIAAIATFPGNAGINIIRISGSDSLNIAHKIFMGKNDEMNKKLALKPRYLHYGFIVDKNGKVIDEVLLSYMKAPHTYTREDIVEINCHGGIISAKKILEVVLEQGCRPAERGEFTKRAFLNGRIDLTQAEAVIDIINSKTDTSHEISVNHLEGRLSREINGLISIIMDLLANIEVNIDFPEYDEDEVTISKVKSESKIIIEKLKRLINTADTGKIFREGIKTVILGKPNVGKSSLMNFLLNENRAIVTEVPGTTRDTIEEYVNIKGVPLRIIDTAGIRETDDKVERIGVEKALQKVNEADLVIMIFDSSRKMEEEDKKILDYIKNKKVIYIKNKTDLKNIIDFSGYEDIETEAINISILNNQGLDDIIDKIVRMFFEGSIDVSDELIINNARHKNLLINAKNSLEEVLKSIENHVTIDFLEIDLKQSMEYLGLIVGKSVSDDLMDKIFNEFCIGK, from the coding sequence ATGAATTCAGGTACAATAGCAGCAATTGCTACGTTTCCGGGCAATGCAGGCATTAATATCATAAGAATAAGCGGAAGTGATTCTTTAAATATTGCGCATAAAATATTTATGGGTAAAAACGATGAAATGAATAAAAAATTAGCCTTAAAACCAAGGTACCTTCATTATGGTTTTATTGTTGATAAGAACGGAAAGGTTATTGATGAGGTATTATTGTCATACATGAAAGCTCCTCATACTTATACCAGAGAAGATATTGTTGAAATTAACTGTCATGGGGGTATTATCTCCGCAAAGAAAATACTTGAAGTTGTTCTTGAGCAAGGGTGCAGACCTGCGGAAAGAGGAGAATTTACAAAGCGAGCTTTTCTGAACGGAAGAATAGATTTGACTCAGGCAGAAGCTGTTATTGATATTATAAATTCTAAGACAGACACCAGCCATGAAATTTCAGTTAACCATTTGGAAGGAAGACTTTCCAGGGAAATAAACGGACTTATAAGCATAATAATGGATCTTCTTGCAAATATAGAAGTAAATATCGATTTTCCGGAATATGATGAGGACGAAGTAACAATTTCAAAAGTAAAAAGTGAGAGTAAGATTATAATCGAAAAGCTTAAAAGACTCATTAATACTGCAGATACGGGTAAAATTTTCAGAGAGGGCATTAAGACAGTTATTTTAGGTAAGCCGAATGTTGGCAAATCTTCACTTATGAATTTTTTATTGAACGAAAACAGAGCAATAGTTACGGAAGTGCCGGGAACAACAAGAGATACAATTGAAGAGTATGTAAACATCAAGGGTGTTCCTTTGAGAATTATTGATACGGCAGGTATAAGAGAAACCGATGACAAGGTTGAAAGAATAGGTGTCGAAAAAGCGCTGCAAAAAGTTAATGAAGCTGATTTAGTAATAATGATTTTTGATTCTTCGAGAAAAATGGAAGAAGAAGATAAAAAAATACTGGATTATATTAAAAATAAAAAGGTTATATATATAAAAAATAAGACTGATCTGAAAAACATTATTGATTTTAGTGGTTATGAGGATATAGAAACAGAAGCAATAAATATATCAATTCTTAATAATCAGGGTTTGGACGATATAATTGATAAAATAGTACGAATGTTTTTTGAAGGAAGTATAGATGTAAGTGATGAACTTATTATAAACAACGCAAGACATAAAAACTTGCTCATAAATGCAAAAAACAGTCTGGAGGAAGTGTTAAAATCAATTGAAAATCATGTGACTATTGATTTTCTGGAAATTGATTTAAAACAATCTATGGAATATCTGGGTCTGATTGTAGGTAAGTCTGTAAGTGACGACTTAATGGATAAAATATTCAATGAATTTTGCATAGGCAAGTAA